A single window of Ovis aries strain OAR_USU_Benz2616 breed Rambouillet chromosome 24, ARS-UI_Ramb_v3.0, whole genome shotgun sequence DNA harbors:
- the NME4 gene encoding nucleoside diphosphate kinase, mitochondrial isoform X1, which produces MRGLSGLAGLRGLLCGARALGPSLLARSCSGGPSWTRERTLVAVKPDGVQRRLVGDVIQRFERRGFKLVGMKMLQAPERILAEHYHDLQRKPFYPALISYMSSGPVVAMVWEGPNVVCTSRAMIGHTNSAKAAPGTIRGDFSTHVSRNVIHASDSVERAQREIQLWFQSSELVDWADGHLSSIYAA; this is translated from the exons ATGCGCGGCCTCTCCGGGCTCGCAGGGCTGCGGGGGCTGCTGTGCGGCGCGCGGGCCCTGGGCCCCAGCCTGCTCGCGCGCTCCTGCTCGG GAGGACCCTCCTGGACCCGGGAGCGGACGCTGGTTGCGGTGAAGCCAGACGGAGTACAGCGGCGGCTAGTCGGGGACGTGATCCAGCGCTTTGAGAGGAGGGGCTTCAAGCTGGTGGGGATGAAGATGCTGCAG GCCCCAGAGAGGATCCTTGCTGAGCACTACCATGATCTGCAGAGGAAGCCCTTCTACCCAGCCCTCATCAGCTACATGAGTTCCGGCCCCGTGGTGGCCATG GTCTGGGAAGGCCCCAATGTGGTCTGCACCTCGAGGGCCATGATAGGCCACACTAACTCCGCCAAGGCTGCCCCTGGCACCATCCGGGGAGACTTCAGCACCCACGTCAGCAG GAATGTCATCCATGCCAGCGACTCCGTGGAGAGGGCCCAGAGAGAGATCCAGCTGTGGTTCCAGAGCAGTGAGCTGGTGGACTGGGCAGATGGCCACCTCAGCAGCATCTATGCAGCCTGA
- the NME4 gene encoding nucleoside diphosphate kinase, mitochondrial isoform X2 — protein MKMLQAPERILAEHYHDLQRKPFYPALISYMSSGPVVAMVWEGPNVVCTSRAMIGHTNSAKAAPGTIRGDFSTHVSRNVIHASDSVERAQREIQLWFQSSELVDWADGHLSSIYAA, from the exons ATGAAGATGCTGCAG GCCCCAGAGAGGATCCTTGCTGAGCACTACCATGATCTGCAGAGGAAGCCCTTCTACCCAGCCCTCATCAGCTACATGAGTTCCGGCCCCGTGGTGGCCATG GTCTGGGAAGGCCCCAATGTGGTCTGCACCTCGAGGGCCATGATAGGCCACACTAACTCCGCCAAGGCTGCCCCTGGCACCATCCGGGGAGACTTCAGCACCCACGTCAGCAG GAATGTCATCCATGCCAGCGACTCCGTGGAGAGGGCCCAGAGAGAGATCCAGCTGTGGTTCCAGAGCAGTGAGCTGGTGGACTGGGCAGATGGCCACCTCAGCAGCATCTATGCAGCCTGA
- the DECR2 gene encoding peroxisomal 2,4-dienoyl-CoA reductase [(3E)-enoyl-CoA-producing] gives MAQPPADVSEDDCLPEYRHLFHPDLLQDKVAFITGGGSGIGFRIAEIFMRHGCHTVIASRSLPRVSMAARKLAAATSQRCLPLSLDVRAPLAITAAVEQALKEFGKIDILINCAAGNFLCPASALSSNAFKTVMDIDTLGTFNVSRVLYEKFFRDHGGVIVNITATLGARGQVLQVHAGSAKAAVDAMTRHLAVEWGPQNIRVNSLAPGPISGTEGLRRLGAPQAGLRAKVLASPLQRLGNKTEIAHSALFLASPLASFVTGALLVVDGGAWLTFPNDVQSLADFSPSAKL, from the exons ATGGCCCAACCACCAGCCGACGTCAGCGAGGACGACTGTCTCCCGGAGTACCGCCACCTCTTCCATCCGGACTTGCTCCA gGACAAGGTGGCTTTCATCACAGGTGGTGGCTCTGGAATTGGGTTCCGGATTGCTGAGATTTTCATGCG GCACGGCTGCCACACAGTCATCGCCAGCAGAAGTCTTCCCAGAGTATCGATG GCTGCCAGAAAGCTGGCCGCTGCCACCAGCCAGAGATGCCTCCCTCTGTCTCTGGACGTCCGAGCTCCCCTCGCCATCACGGCAGCTGTAGAGCAGGCCCTGAAGGAGTTCGGGAAGATCGACATTCTCATCAACT GTGCAGCTGGGAACTTCCTGTGCCCGGCCAGCGCCTTGTCCTCCAACGCCTTCAAGACTGTGATGGACATCGACACCTTGGGCACCTTCAACGTGTCTCGTGTGCTCTACGAGAAGTTCTTCCGG GACCATGGAGGGGTGATCGTGAACATCACTGCAACCCTGGGCGCCCGGGGGCAGGTGCTCCAAGTGCATGCAGGCTCTGCCAAGGCGGCCGTGG ATGCGATGACGCGGCACCTGGCTGTGGAGTGGGGCCCCCAGAACATCCGCGTCAACAGCCTTGCCCCTGGCCCCATCAGTGGCACTGAGGGGTTGCGGCGTCTGG gTGCCCCACAGGCTGGCCTGAGGGCAAAGGTCCTGGCCAGCCCCCTGCAGAGGCTGGGGAACAAGACGGAAATCGCCCACAGTGCCCTCTTCCTGGCCAGCCCGCTGGCATCCTTCGTGACGGGGGCCCTGCTGGTGGTTGACGGGGGGGCCTGGCTAACGTTCCCTAATGATGTCCAGTCGCTGGCAGATTTCTCACCCTCCGCTAAGCTTTAG